The Oceanicaulis sp. nucleotide sequence CCGACGCACGGATTGAAGCGGCGCTGAGAGCCGCTGTCGACCGGTCCAGGGCCGCGCCCTGTCCGCCCCGATTTGCTGACGCGCTGGACTATTCGGTGTTTCCCGGCGGGGCGCGCGTACGTCCGCGGCTCTGCCTCGCGGTGGCGCGCGCCTGCGGCGATCCCGATCCGGCCCTTACCGACGCGGCGGCCGCCGCGCTCGAACTGATGCACTGCGCGTCCCTGGTTCATGACGATCTGCCCGCGTTCGACGACGCGGCGACCCGGCGCGGGCGCAAGTCCGTGCACGCCGCCTATGGCGAGCCGCTGGCGATCCTCGCGGGCGACGCGCTGATCGTCATGGCGTTCGAAACCGTGGCGCGCGCCGGCGCGGCCAGCCCGCACCGCCTGCCCGCCCTGATGGGCGTGATCGCCGGCGCGGTCGGCGCGCCGCGCGGCATCGCAGCCGGTCAGGCCTGGGAAAGCGAACCCGCCGCGCCGCTGGAGACCTATCACCGCGCCAAGACCGGCGCGCTCTTCGTGGGCGCGACCATGGCCGGCGCGGTTGCGGCAGGCTCCGATCCCGGTCCCTGGCGCATGCTGGGCGAGAAGATCGGCGAGGCCTATCAGGTCGCCGACGATCTTCTGGACGCGCTGGGCGGGGCTGAAGGCGGCAAGCCGCTGGGCCAGGACGCCGCGCACGGCCGGCCGAGCTGCGTGCGCGAGCTGGGCCCTGAAGGCGCGGTCGCGCGCCTCAAGGCGCTGGTCGGAGAGGCGGCGGAGTCCGTTCCCGAATGCGACGGCGCGGACGCCCTGCGCGAGCTCGTCTGCGCGCAGGCCAAGCGGCTGGTGCCCAAGAATCTGTCCGTCGACGCGGCCTGAGCCCGCATGGGCTGGCGCGCCGCCCTCGGCGATCTCCGCAATCGGCTCGTCGGCGATCCGGGCTTCCGGCGCTGGGCGAAGGGCTTTGCGCCCACTCGCGGCGTGGCGCGCAAGAGCGCGCGCGAGCTGTTCGATCTCACCGCCGGCTTCGTCTACTCCCAGACCCTGCTGGCGTGCGTGCAGACCGATCTGTTCGAGTTCCTGAAGGACGGCCCGCAAAGCCTCGACGCCATCGCCCGGCATGCGGACCTGCCCGGGCCCGGCGCTGAACGCCTCGCCGAAGCGGCCGCCGCGATCGAGCTGCTCGAACGGCGTGGCGACGGACATTACGCGCTCGGCCGGCTCGGCGCGCCTCTGGTCGCCGAGCCCGGCCTTGCTGCGATGATCGCCCATCACCGGCTGCTCTATGAAGATCTCACCGATCCGCTCGCCGTGCTGCGCGGACAGGCCGACGGAAAGCTCGCCGCCTATTGGGGGTACGGGCGCGAGGATCGGCAGGCCGGCGAGACGGGCTCGTATTCCGAGCTCATGGCCGCCACCCTGCCCATGGTCGCCGACGAGGTCTTCGCCGCCGTCGATCCGCGCAAAGCTGAGCGCCTTCTGGATGTCGGCGGGGGCGAAGGCGCCTTCCTCATCGAGGCGGCGCGGCGTGCGCCCGGTCTCGATCTCGCCCTGTTCGACCTGCCCGGCGTGGCCGAGCGGGCGAAGGCGCGGCTGGCTCGCGAGGGGCTCGCGGACCAGGCGCAGGTCCATGCGGGCAGCTTCCTCGACGATTCCCTGCCCGCAGGTGCCGATCTCATCAGCCTTGTGCGAATTATCCACGACCATTCCGACGCGGACGTGATGGCTCTCCTGCGCGCATGCCGGGCCGCGCTCGAACCGGGCGGCACGCTGATCGTGGCCGAGCCGATGTCCGGTGCGTCGGGCGCCGCGCCGATGGGGGAGGCGTATTTCGGCTTTTACCTCATGGCGATGGGACGGGGCCGCCCGCGCACCGCCGAGCGGCTGGCCGGGATGCTCCGTGAAGCCGGCTTCACGTCGGTGCGCCGACACCGCGCCCGCATGCCCCTGATCGCCGGCGTGCTTACGGCTCGATAGTAAATCTGATTTGACTGTTAAGTGTGTCAATGTAAGCTTACAGATCACGTAGCGCCTTTGCGCACGGAGCTGGGGAGGCTGAATTGGACGCGCTCGCCGTCGTTCTTGAAAAGCCCAGACACATCGCTCTCAGCCGACTCGCGATCAGCGAGCCGACCGCCGAGGACGTGGTGGTCGAGGTGGCTTTCAGCGGCGTCAGCACCGGCACCGAACGCCTGCTCTGGTCGGGCGCGATGCCGCCCTTCCCCGGCATGGGCTATCCGCTGGTGCCCGGCTACGAGTCTATCGGCCGGGTGGTTCACGCCGGCCCGGCCTCGGGGCGCAGCGAGGGCGACTGGGTGTTCGTGCCCGGCGCCAATTGCTTCGGCGAGGTGCGCGGCCTGTTCGGCGGCTCCGCCTCGCGGGTGACCCTGCCCGGCGCGCGCGTCACCCCGGTGGATGAAAACCTAGGCGAGCGCGGGGTGCTGCTGGCACTGGCCGCGACCGCCTACCACGCCATGGCGCCGGGTCATCCCGCGCCCGACCTCATCATCGGACACGGCGCGCTGGGCCGGCTTCTGGCGCGCATCGCGATCGCGGCCGGCCATCCCGCCCCGACGGTGTGGGAGATCAACCCCGCCCGGATGGACGGCGCGGACGGCTACGAGGTCGTCCGTCCCGAGGACGATCCGCGGCGCGATTACGGCGCGATCTACGACGTGAGCGGGGACTCCTCCCTGCTCGACACGCTGGTCATGCGGCTGAGCAAGGGCGGGGAGATCGTCCTCGCCGGCTTTTACGCCGGCCGGCTGAGCTTCGACTTCGCCCCGGCCTTCATGAAGGAGGCGCGCCTGCGCACCGCGGCGGAGTTCAATCCCGGCGACGTCGCCGGGGTGAACGCCCTGCTCGCGAGCGGCGCGCTGTCGCTCGACGGGCTGATCACCCACCACAGCGCACCCCATGACGCCGGCGAGGCCTACCACACGGCTTTTTCCGACGCCGGCTGCCTGAAGATGATCTTGGACTGGAGACCCTCATGATGGACGGCGACTTCAAGCCCGGCGGCGGATCGAACCAGGGCGACGCGCTTCGCCATGAAGCCGCGCAAGAGCCCGATCCGGTGCACACCGGTCCGGTGAAAAAAGAGACCCAGATCATCGCCATCTACGGCAAGGGCGGGATCGGCAAGTCCTTCACCCTGTCCAATCTCAGCTACATGATGGCCCAGCAGGGCAAGAAGGTCCTGCTGATCGGCTGCGACCCGAAATCCGACACCACCTCGCTTCTGTTCGGCGGCCGGGCCTGCCCGACCATCATCGAGACCTCTTCGCGCAAGAAGGAAGCCGGCGAGGCCGTCACCATCGGCGATGTCTGCTTCAAGCGCGACGGCGTGTTCGCGATGGAGCTGGGCGGTCCTGAAGTGGGCCGCGGCTGCGGCGGACGCGGCATCATCCACGGCTTCGAGCTTCTGGAGAATCTCGGCTTCCACGAGTGGGATTTCGACTACGTCCTCCTGGACTTCCTGGGCGACGTGGTGTGCGGCGGGTTCGGCCTGCCGATCGCGCGGGACATGTGCCAGAAGGTGATCGTGGTCGGCTCCAACGACCTGCAATCGCTCTACGTGGCCAACAATGTCTGCTCGGCGGTGGAGTATTTCCGGCGCCTGGGCGGCAATGTCGGCGTGGCCGGCATGGTCATCAACAAGGACGACGGCACCGGCGAGGCGCAGGCCTTCGCCGAGAAGGTCGGCATCCCGGTGCTCGCGGCCATCCCGGCCGATGACGACATCCGGAGAAAGTCCGCCAATTACGAGATCATCGGCAAGCCGGACTCCCCCTGGGGCCCGCTCTTCGCCGAGCTGGGACTGAACGTGGCCGAAGCGCCGCCGATCCACCCCACGCCGCTCGATCAGGACGGGCTTCTGGGCCTGTTCGATTCCGAAGAAGCCGAAGGCTTCGGCATGGAGCCCGCCACCGCCGCCGACATGGCCGGCAAGAACCATGTCGAAAAGCCCTCGCTCGAAGTCGTTTACGACGACGTCTGAGGGAGCTTCGCTGATGGCCAAGACGCTCAACCTCATCAACAAGCGCCCCGGCGGCGAGCTGCGCTATGACGGCGCGGCCGAAGCCGAGCTCGACAACACCGGCCCGGCGCCCGCGCCCGATCTGGCCGCCGAGCTGGAAAACCCGGCGGCGGTTCCGCTAGGCGGCGAGCCGGGCAAGGACGACGGGGCGGGCTGCCACGCCGGCGCGGAGAAGATGCGCGCCCAGGCCGAGGCGGCGGGCAACGCCGAGCTGATGGAGCAGTTCGAGAAGGACTATCCCAGAGGCCCGCACGACCAGCCGCAATCGATGTGCCCCGCCTTCGGCTCGCTGCGTGTGGGCCTGAGGATGAAGCGCACCGCGACGATCCTGTCGGGCTCGGCGTGCTGCGTGTACGGGCTGACCTTCACCTCGCACTTCTACGGCGCGCGCCGGACGGTCGGCTACGTGCCGTTCAACTCCGAGACGCTGGTCACCGGCAAGCTGTTCGAGGACATCCGCGACGCGGTCCACGACATCGCCGACCCCGAGAAATACGACGCGGTGGTGATCACCAATCTGTGCGTCCCGACCGCGTCGGGCGTGCCGCTGCGCCTGCTGCCCAAGGAAATCAACGGCGTCCGGATCATCGGCATCGACGTGCCGGGCTTCGGCGTGCCGACCCACGCCGAGGCCAAGGACGTGCTGGCCGGCGCGATGCTGAACTATGCGCGCACCGAGGCCGAGCTCGGCCCGGTCCAGGCGCCCGACCGTCCGCGCGACGACCGGCCCGCCGTGACGCTTCTGGGCGAGATGTTCCCCGCCGATCCGGTAGTGATCGGCCGGCTGCTCGAGCCGATGGGCCTGTCCGCCGGCCCCGTGGTGCCGACCCGGGAATGGCGCGAGCTTTACGCCGCGCTCGAAAGCCCGGTGGTGGGCGCGATCCATCCGTTCTACACGGCGGCGGTTCGCGAGTTCAAAGCCGCCGGCCGCAGAATAGTCGGCTCCGCGCCGGTGGGTCTGGACGGCACCGCCTCCTGGCTCGAAGCGATCGGCGAGGCGGCCAACGTCTCGCGCAAGGATATCGAGGCGGCCAAGCAGGCTGTGCTGCCCGCGATCAAGGGCGCGCTCGCGGCCAAGCCGATCGAGGGCCGGATCACGCTGTCGGGCTACGAAGGCTCGGAGCTTCTGGTCGCCCGGCTGCTGATCGAGAGCGGCGCGGACGTGCGCTATGTGGGCACGGCCTGTCCGAAGACCGAATGGTCGGCGGCCGACCGCGAATGGCTCGAGGCCAGGGGCGTGCAGGTGCAGTTCCGCGCCTCGCTCGAACAGGACCTCGCCGCCTTCGACGAGTTCAAGCCCGACCTCGCCATCGGCACCACGCCGGTGGTCCAGAAGGTCAAGGAATCCGCCGTCCCCTCGCTTTACTTCACCAATCTCATCTCGGCCCGCCCGCTCATGGGTCCGGCCGGCGCCGGCTCGCTCGGGGACGTGGTGAACGCGGCGATGAAGTCGAAGGCCCGCTTCGACGAGATGCGCGACTTCTTCGAAGGCGTCGGGACCGGTCACGCCGCGGGCGTCTGGGAGGAGATCCCCCAGGACGTGCGCACCTTCCGCATGAAAGAGCGCCGCAAGCGGATGACCGCCGAGCAGGCGCGCGAAAAAGCGATCGAGGCGCCGACAGGATGCTAGTGCTCGATCACGATAGAGCCGGCGGCTACTGGGGCTCGGTCTACGTCTTCACGGCGATCAAGGGCCTGCAGGTCGTCATCGACGGACCGGTCGGGTGCGAGAACCTGCCCGTGACCTCGGTGCTGCACTACACCGACGCGCTGCCGCCGCACGAACTGCCGATCGTCGTCACGGGCCTGTCCGAGACCGAAATGGGCGAAGGCACCGAAGAGGCGATGAAGCGCGCCCACGAATCCCTCGA carries:
- a CDS encoding polyprenyl synthetase family protein; amino-acid sequence: MEADARIEAALRAAVDRSRAAPCPPRFADALDYSVFPGGARVRPRLCLAVARACGDPDPALTDAAAAALELMHCASLVHDDLPAFDDAATRRGRKSVHAAYGEPLAILAGDALIVMAFETVARAGAASPHRLPALMGVIAGAVGAPRGIAAGQAWESEPAAPLETYHRAKTGALFVGATMAGAVAAGSDPGPWRMLGEKIGEAYQVADDLLDALGGAEGGKPLGQDAAHGRPSCVRELGPEGAVARLKALVGEAAESVPECDGADALRELVCAQAKRLVPKNLSVDAA
- a CDS encoding methyltransferase, encoding MGWRAALGDLRNRLVGDPGFRRWAKGFAPTRGVARKSARELFDLTAGFVYSQTLLACVQTDLFEFLKDGPQSLDAIARHADLPGPGAERLAEAAAAIELLERRGDGHYALGRLGAPLVAEPGLAAMIAHHRLLYEDLTDPLAVLRGQADGKLAAYWGYGREDRQAGETGSYSELMAATLPMVADEVFAAVDPRKAERLLDVGGGEGAFLIEAARRAPGLDLALFDLPGVAERAKARLAREGLADQAQVHAGSFLDDSLPAGADLISLVRIIHDHSDADVMALLRACRAALEPGGTLIVAEPMSGASGAAPMGEAYFGFYLMAMGRGRPRTAERLAGMLREAGFTSVRRHRARMPLIAGVLTAR
- the bchC gene encoding chlorophyll synthesis pathway protein BchC: MDALAVVLEKPRHIALSRLAISEPTAEDVVVEVAFSGVSTGTERLLWSGAMPPFPGMGYPLVPGYESIGRVVHAGPASGRSEGDWVFVPGANCFGEVRGLFGGSASRVTLPGARVTPVDENLGERGVLLALAATAYHAMAPGHPAPDLIIGHGALGRLLARIAIAAGHPAPTVWEINPARMDGADGYEVVRPEDDPRRDYGAIYDVSGDSSLLDTLVMRLSKGGEIVLAGFYAGRLSFDFAPAFMKEARLRTAAEFNPGDVAGVNALLASGALSLDGLITHHSAPHDAGEAYHTAFSDAGCLKMILDWRPS
- a CDS encoding chlorophyllide a reductase iron protein subunit X, with translation MDGDFKPGGGSNQGDALRHEAAQEPDPVHTGPVKKETQIIAIYGKGGIGKSFTLSNLSYMMAQQGKKVLLIGCDPKSDTTSLLFGGRACPTIIETSSRKKEAGEAVTIGDVCFKRDGVFAMELGGPEVGRGCGGRGIIHGFELLENLGFHEWDFDYVLLDFLGDVVCGGFGLPIARDMCQKVIVVGSNDLQSLYVANNVCSAVEYFRRLGGNVGVAGMVINKDDGTGEAQAFAEKVGIPVLAAIPADDDIRRKSANYEIIGKPDSPWGPLFAELGLNVAEAPPIHPTPLDQDGLLGLFDSEEAEGFGMEPATAADMAGKNHVEKPSLEVVYDDV
- the bchY gene encoding chlorophyllide a reductase subunit Y gives rise to the protein MAKTLNLINKRPGGELRYDGAAEAELDNTGPAPAPDLAAELENPAAVPLGGEPGKDDGAGCHAGAEKMRAQAEAAGNAELMEQFEKDYPRGPHDQPQSMCPAFGSLRVGLRMKRTATILSGSACCVYGLTFTSHFYGARRTVGYVPFNSETLVTGKLFEDIRDAVHDIADPEKYDAVVITNLCVPTASGVPLRLLPKEINGVRIIGIDVPGFGVPTHAEAKDVLAGAMLNYARTEAELGPVQAPDRPRDDRPAVTLLGEMFPADPVVIGRLLEPMGLSAGPVVPTREWRELYAALESPVVGAIHPFYTAAVREFKAAGRRIVGSAPVGLDGTASWLEAIGEAANVSRKDIEAAKQAVLPAIKGALAAKPIEGRITLSGYEGSELLVARLLIESGADVRYVGTACPKTEWSAADREWLEARGVQVQFRASLEQDLAAFDEFKPDLAIGTTPVVQKVKESAVPSLYFTNLISARPLMGPAGAGSLGDVVNAAMKSKARFDEMRDFFEGVGTGHAAGVWEEIPQDVRTFRMKERRKRMTAEQAREKAIEAPTGC